The nucleotide sequence TTCATCACTGTATGGCCCTTTACCTCCCCATGTCTCTGGATGTTTAGCGTTTACTGGGCAAGAGACAACACAGTTTCCACATCCATGACATCTTTCTGGATAAACAACCAACTCATAAGCTTTCATTTCCTCACCTTTCAATGATTTTTAATTTTTATATGTTTTTTATTTATCCCATTAACTTTTCAAATGCCTTTTTCCATGCAATTGCCTTTGGTTCTCTTTCAAAGTTAATTTCTGTTCTCTTAACTTTTATAGCATTAACTGGACATGCCTTAGTACATGCTCCACATAAAACACAGAGGTTTTGATTGACAATAATTCTTGGAACTTTTTCTGCCTTGTCTTTTGGTGCTGGGAATTCTAAGGCACTACATGGACATATAGCAACACATGCTCCACAAGCGTTACATGCATCAACATCAATTATTAACTCTCCCTTGAATGGCTTCTCAACTTCAATAGCTTCTGCAGGGCAAATGAAAGCACACCATCCACAGGTTACACATGCATCTTTATCAACAACTGTTTTTCCGTTAATATCATCATATAATTTTGCTTGAGGAATTCTCTTCATCATTGGACACTTGTAACAGATAACTTCAATGGCATCGTGTGGACAAACGAATTCACAAACCTTACAGTAGACACACTTATCTCTATCAACGTCGATATCAGTTATTGGTTTTGGATTTGTTGGTGTTGGGTAGTTGTATTTTAAGTTTATAGCATCTGCTGGACAGTATTCAGCACAAATTCCACACAAAACACATTTCTCTTTGTTTATATTTATTTCACCAATAACGAACTTCTTTCTTTCTGCCAATGTTCTTTCAACTTCTATTGCTGACTGAGGACAAACCATCTCACACTGCTCACACAAAACACACTTGTCTTGATAAACCTTAATATCTCTCTTAATTTTTGGGTATCTTTCATCTTCTTTTATTGATTTTCCATTAATTTTTAAGTCCATAGCATCAAATGGACATGCTGAAGCACACATTCCACACAAAACACATTTATCCTTATCAATATCTAATTTTGGTGCTATTATATCTCCTTTAGCTATAGCTCCTAAAGGTCCCATAGCTATAGCACTTACTGGACAGATATCAGCACAGATACCACAACCTACACAGGAATCATCATTCCAAAACAACTCTCTTTTTTCTACTTCCCCATCTCTATATATGGTAAATCCATTTTCATAGACTTCTTTTACTTGCTCAATCATAATTCTCCCTCACAAATTTTAATGAGTTTGTAGGACATCTGAATATGCAAGATGCACATAGACAGCAGGCATTTTCATCTATGTTAATGGTGAAATCATCAAGTGTGAGTGCCACACACACCAAACAAGAGCCGCAAGCTATGCAGGAATTTTCATCCCATAAAAGTTTTATGCCATATAGCTCTTTTATTAAGCTCTTTGCAAGCTCTTTATCATCAGTTAAAGAATGAATGAGCTTAGCTCCATATTTTGGTGGTATCTCTTCAATAATTTTTGCAACATTTAAGATTTTTTCTTTCGGATACCTTCCAGAGAGATAATGAGAGACAATTGACCTATCACTCTTAATAATTTTTGCTATTTCTCTCTGAATAAGCCCTTTTCTTCTTAATTTCATTGCCACTATTGCCTTTATTCCTGAGAGAATATGCTCTGGCATCCTCCCACATGGACATACTTTTAGTTGGATAATTTCATTATATAAAGAATATGCATAAAGATTAAGTAGAAACTCTTTTATATTAGTGTGTGCTTTGCTCACATTATTAATTGATAGTTCATCATAAATGAATATAAGTTCTATTTT is from Methanocaldococcus bathoardescens and encodes:
- a CDS encoding ATP-binding protein; translated protein: MKAYELVVYPERCHGCGNCVVSCPVNAKHPETWGGKGPYSDEVVIRVENGVVTVVNQDLCGGCGACIEACPVNAIELVFKRK
- the fwdF gene encoding tungsten-dependent formylmethanofuran dehydrogenase subunit FwdF, with amino-acid sequence MIEQVKEVYENGFTIYRDGEVEKRELFWNDDSCVGCGICADICPVSAIAMGPLGAIAKGDIIAPKLDIDKDKCVLCGMCASACPFDAMDLKINGKSIKEDERYPKIKRDIKVYQDKCVLCEQCEMVCPQSAIEVERTLAERKKFVIGEININKEKCVLCGICAEYCPADAINLKYNYPTPTNPKPITDIDVDRDKCVYCKVCEFVCPHDAIEVICYKCPMMKRIPQAKLYDDINGKTVVDKDACVTCGWCAFICPAEAIEVEKPFKGELIIDVDACNACGACVAICPCSALEFPAPKDKAEKVPRIIVNQNLCVLCGACTKACPVNAIKVKRTEINFEREPKAIAWKKAFEKLMG
- a CDS encoding (4Fe-4S)-binding protein → MPEHILSGIKAIVAMKLRRKGLIQREIAKIIKSDRSIVSHYLSGRYPKEKILNVAKIIEEIPPKYGAKLIHSLTDDKELAKSLIKELYGIKLLWDENSCIACGSCLVCVALTLDDFTINIDENACCLCASCIFRCPTNSLKFVRENYD